From one candidate division KSB1 bacterium genomic stretch:
- a CDS encoding beta-lactamase family protein gives MVSKKNGFLFPLAAFLIANYFLVCPPTSKAQENQNYSLAGLDTLRITRVADSLMKANNVPSYSLGIVSQQELIYAKAFGVMNRKTGKPATSNTLYQIGSITKVFTATLMAALRDDGLVKIADPVRKYLPPGQTFPGGRDDAELTLRHLATHTSGLPRDFVNRVNVDPPGGPGVAKAYSIKELYEGLNISKITGTVGAYAYSNLNFGLLGHVLERAAGVPYEQLLKQRILEPLQMLDSFVQIPPEKEERFATAYWPNFGPEEDRDPWFFGEISGAGGLTSSVPDLAKFISLQFRTEDNKQKPISGATVRELWTPQPVEVNRGAIGFGWHIREIENTGKWVIHGGEVDGFSSLVAFKPEQEIGIIVLTNFGNNTAQNMAVPLMEIVWDWLKKS, from the coding sequence TTGGTTAGTAAGAAAAATGGCTTTTTATTTCCCCTTGCTGCATTTTTAATTGCAAACTATTTTTTAGTTTGCCCACCAACGAGCAAGGCTCAGGAAAACCAAAATTATTCACTCGCCGGGCTCGACACTTTAAGAATCACCCGGGTTGCTGATAGCTTGATGAAAGCAAATAACGTTCCGAGCTACAGTTTGGGCATTGTATCTCAACAGGAACTCATTTACGCAAAAGCTTTTGGTGTGATGAATCGCAAAACCGGAAAGCCCGCCACGTCAAATACGCTTTATCAAATTGGCTCTATCACAAAAGTGTTCACGGCTACCTTAATGGCAGCGCTTAGAGATGATGGTTTGGTGAAAATAGCTGACCCGGTGAGAAAATACTTACCGCCCGGTCAGACATTTCCTGGCGGCAGGGATGATGCTGAACTTACTTTGCGGCATCTCGCAACCCACACTTCCGGCTTGCCGCGGGATTTTGTGAATCGGGTGAATGTTGACCCGCCGGGTGGCCCCGGTGTTGCAAAGGCTTACTCAATTAAAGAACTCTATGAAGGGCTGAATATATCGAAAATAACCGGAACGGTTGGCGCTTATGCCTATTCTAACCTCAACTTCGGGCTGCTCGGCCATGTTCTCGAACGCGCTGCCGGAGTTCCGTATGAACAATTGCTAAAGCAGAGAATTCTCGAACCGTTGCAAATGCTCGACTCTTTTGTGCAGATACCCCCGGAAAAAGAAGAACGGTTCGCGACCGCCTACTGGCCCAACTTTGGCCCGGAAGAGGATCGTGATCCCTGGTTTTTTGGCGAAATTAGCGGGGCGGGCGGCCTTACCTCTTCGGTGCCGGATTTAGCAAAATTTATTTCACTGCAATTCAGAACTGAAGATAATAAACAGAAACCCATTTCGGGGGCGACAGTACGCGAACTCTGGACGCCTCAGCCGGTTGAAGTGAATCGAGGGGCCATCGGTTTCGGTTGGCATATCCGGGAAATCGAAAACACCGGTAAGTGGGTCATTCATGGCGGCGAGGTGGATGGCTTCAGTAGTTTGGTCGCGTTTAAACCGGAACAGGAAATCGGCATTATTGTGCTGACAAACTTTGGCAACAACACGGCGCAAAACATGGCTGTGCCGCTAATGGAAATTGTTTGGGATTGGCTTAAGAAGTCATAA